In Spodoptera frugiperda isolate SF20-4 chromosome 28, AGI-APGP_CSIRO_Sfru_2.0, whole genome shotgun sequence, one genomic interval encodes:
- the LOC118265302 gene encoding tubulin-specific chaperone C isoform X1, with the protein MSDRNTVLERLSRRDAQRLEKLQKAHKAREEVDASNENEDYFSGSFKIKSEYIEDLLMQVPTLELNVLPSHFDSIKREVNELQKYVVTSSFFLKEFNMRKYLGIVQNLQTKCYELEERYVPRKKFGFSKKKIPKSHTEKQGSLDENDSARKTDNKWDEKLFGFDSQKDKVLVLENDDLFQRDVALRNLTNCTVGLKGVMGTLHLTNLENCVVLSGPVTSSVFMEKCINCKIVTACQQLRMHSSSNCDIYLHVTSKGIVEDCTAICTAPYNLYYEDLEKHFNMSGLDRNSNNWDRLDDFNWLAPDIPSPNWSVLNAELRNKSWDEWWSRIPS; encoded by the coding sequence atgagTGACAGGAATACTGTATTAGAAAGATTAAGTAGAAGAGATGCACAACGCTTAGAAAAACTGCAAAAGGCTCATAAAGCCAGGGAAGAAGTAGATGCCTCTAATGAAAATGAAGATTACTTTTCCGgctcatttaaaattaaatctgaaTACATTGAAGACTTACTCATGCAAGTTCCAACTTTAGAATTAAATGTATTGCCCTCCCACTTTGATAGTATAAAAAGAGAAGTAAAcgaattacaaaaatatgttgtaaCATCATCATTCTTCTTGAAGGAATTCAACATGCGTAAATATTTGGGTATTGTACAGAATCTGCAAACGAAATGCTATGAATTAGAAGAAAGGTACGTGCCCAGAAAAAAGTTTGGATTCTCTAAGAAAAAGATACCCAAATCTCACACCGAGAAACAAGGCTCACTCGATGAAAATGATTCAGCAAGAAAGACAGACAATAAATGGGATGAAAAACTTTTTGGTTTTGATTCACAAAAAGACAAAGTGCTTGTACTTGAAAACGATGATTTGTTCCAAAGGGATGTTGCTTTACGGAATCTTACAAACTGTACCGTGGGTCTCAAGGGAGTGATGGGCACTTTGCATTTAACTAATTTAGAAAACTGTGTAGTACTTTCCGGTCCAGTTACTTCATCTGTGTTCATGGAGAAATGTATCAACTGTAAAATTGTTACGGCCTGCCAGCAATTAAGAATGCATTCATCTAGTAATTGTgacatttatttacatgttaCTAGCAAGGGAATAGTTGAGGACTGCACAGCCATATGTACTGCTCCATACAATTTGTATTATGAAGACTTAGAAAAGCATTTCAATATGTCTGGTTTGGACCGGAATTCTAACAACTGGGACCGTTTGGACGATTTCAATTGGCTGGCTCCAGACATCCCGTCACCTAATTGGTCAGTTTTGAATGCAGAGTTACGCAACAAAAGTTGGGACGAGTGGTGGTCAAGGATTCCTTCCTAA
- the LOC118265302 gene encoding tubulin-specific chaperone C isoform X2, with the protein MSVAIKATFWVVSFGTLGYALFKLVKPNDELLKQFDEGSKFTDARRVSHQTVDVLKEAAKPDSDLKRLSRRDAQRLEKLQKAHKAREEVDASNENEDYFSGSFKIKSEYIEDLLMQVPTLELNVLPSHFDSIKREVNELQKYVVTSSFFLKEFNMRKYLGIVQNLQTKCYELEERYVPRKKFGFSKKKIPKSHTEKQGSLDENDSARKTDNKWDEKLFGFDSQKDKVLVLENDDLFQRDVALRNLTNCTVGLKGVMGTLHLTNLENCVVLSGPVTSSVFMEKCINCKIVTACQQLRMHSSSNCDIYLHVTSKGIVEDCTAICTAPYNLYYEDLEKHFNMSGLDRNSNNWDRLDDFNWLAPDIPSPNWSVLNAELRNKSWDEWWSRIPS; encoded by the exons ATGTCTGTTGCTATTAAAGCTACATTTTGGGTGGTGTCGTTTGGAACCCTCGGTTACGCACTATTCAAGTTGGTCAAACCTAATGATGAACTACTTAAGCAG TTTGACGAAGGTTCTAAATTCACCGATGCTAGAAGAGTAAGTCATCAAACCgttgatgttttaaaagaaGCTGCAAAACCAGATTCAgacttaa AAAGATTAAGTAGAAGAGATGCACAACGCTTAGAAAAACTGCAAAAGGCTCATAAAGCCAGGGAAGAAGTAGATGCCTCTAATGAAAATGAAGATTACTTTTCCGgctcatttaaaattaaatctgaaTACATTGAAGACTTACTCATGCAAGTTCCAACTTTAGAATTAAATGTATTGCCCTCCCACTTTGATAGTATAAAAAGAGAAGTAAAcgaattacaaaaatatgttgtaaCATCATCATTCTTCTTGAAGGAATTCAACATGCGTAAATATTTGGGTATTGTACAGAATCTGCAAACGAAATGCTATGAATTAGAAGAAAGGTACGTGCCCAGAAAAAAGTTTGGATTCTCTAAGAAAAAGATACCCAAATCTCACACCGAGAAACAAGGCTCACTCGATGAAAATGATTCAGCAAGAAAGACAGACAATAAATGGGATGAAAAACTTTTTGGTTTTGATTCACAAAAAGACAAAGTGCTTGTACTTGAAAACGATGATTTGTTCCAAAGGGATGTTGCTTTACGGAATCTTACAAACTGTACCGTGGGTCTCAAGGGAGTGATGGGCACTTTGCATTTAACTAATTTAGAAAACTGTGTAGTACTTTCCGGTCCAGTTACTTCATCTGTGTTCATGGAGAAATGTATCAACTGTAAAATTGTTACGGCCTGCCAGCAATTAAGAATGCATTCATCTAGTAATTGTgacatttatttacatgttaCTAGCAAGGGAATAGTTGAGGACTGCACAGCCATATGTACTGCTCCATACAATTTGTATTATGAAGACTTAGAAAAGCATTTCAATATGTCTGGTTTGGACCGGAATTCTAACAACTGGGACCGTTTGGACGATTTCAATTGGCTGGCTCCAGACATCCCGTCACCTAATTGGTCAGTTTTGAATGCAGAGTTACGCAACAAAAGTTGGGACGAGTGGTGGTCAAGGATTCCTTCCTAA